The following proteins are co-located in the Barnesiella propionica genome:
- a CDS encoding DUF6789 family protein: MKKIELTLLAACAGYVILVVIFLVEQMMGVLMPRPVIFPSLSGSMLWVGWVASACMSFVVAVAYTWFFNNMFSWIKNTGMRGVVYGVLVSIIIIVSMLYATNDEIASLNGAIEAYGIMIAYVAYGFVLGRIVGRVKN, translated from the coding sequence ATGAAGAAAATAGAATTGACTTTGCTGGCGGCATGTGCCGGATATGTGATATTGGTCGTTATCTTTCTGGTCGAGCAGATGATGGGTGTACTTATGCCAAGACCGGTCATCTTTCCTTCATTGTCGGGGTCTATGCTTTGGGTGGGCTGGGTCGCATCGGCTTGTATGTCTTTCGTCGTAGCTGTTGCTTATACGTGGTTCTTTAATAATATGTTTTCCTGGATCAAAAATACAGGAATGCGAGGGGTCGTGTACGGAGTGCTTGTCAGCATTATAATTATCGTTTCCATGTTATATGCCACTAATGATGAAATAGCATCTTTGAACGGGGCTATCGAAGCTTATGGCATTATGATCGCTTACGTCGCTTACGGATTTGTCTTAGGACGAATCGTAGGCCGGGTAAAGAATTGA
- the hisG gene encoding ATP phosphoribosyltransferase, with the protein MLRIAVQSKGRLYEDSMALLAEAGIKLSSGKRTLLVPSRNFPVEILFLRDDDIPDSVASGVADVGIVGLNELLEKAKKTREVKRLGFSKCRLSLAIPKDAVYKGLEWFSGKKIATSYPGILSAFLNEKGIKADIHVITGSVEIAPGIGLADAIFDIVSSGSTLISNQLREVEVVVDSEAVLVANENLTPEKNEILEELVFRIGAVQAADSKKYILMNVPKSQLEDVLAVLPGIKSPTVMPLANDEWCSVHTVLEEKYFWEIINKLKAAGAEGILVLDIEKMIL; encoded by the coding sequence ATGTTACGTATTGCTGTACAGTCTAAAGGACGTTTGTATGAAGATTCGATGGCTTTGCTGGCCGAAGCCGGTATAAAACTTTCTTCCGGGAAGCGTACATTGCTTGTCCCTTCACGGAATTTTCCTGTGGAGATATTGTTTCTGAGGGATGACGATATACCCGATTCGGTTGCTTCAGGGGTGGCGGATGTAGGTATTGTCGGACTGAACGAGCTCTTAGAAAAAGCTAAGAAAACCCGTGAAGTGAAACGTTTGGGTTTCAGTAAATGCCGTTTATCCCTCGCCATACCGAAAGATGCCGTTTATAAAGGACTCGAGTGGTTCTCCGGAAAAAAGATCGCAACGTCTTATCCCGGGATATTATCTGCTTTTCTCAATGAAAAAGGAATAAAGGCGGACATACATGTCATTACCGGATCGGTTGAGATTGCTCCCGGTATAGGATTGGCCGATGCTATTTTTGATATTGTGAGTTCTGGCAGTACGCTTATCAGCAACCAGTTGAGAGAAGTCGAGGTCGTTGTGGACTCCGAGGCCGTGCTTGTTGCCAATGAAAACCTTACTCCTGAGAAGAATGAAATCCTGGAAGAACTGGTATTCCGGATAGGAGCTGTACAGGCAGCGGATAGTAAGAAATATATTCTGATGAATGTTCCCAAGTCTCAATTGGAAGACGTATTAGCCGTATTGCCGGGGATCAAGAGCCCTACGGTCATGCCGTTGGCGAATGATGAGTGGTGTTCGGTACATACGGTTCTGGAAGAAAAGTATTTTTGGGAGATAATCAATAAATTAAAAGCAGCCGGGGCCGAAGGTATTCTTGTGCTGGATATAGAAAAAATGATTTTATAA